In Nostoc sp. GT001, a genomic segment contains:
- a CDS encoding zinc-dependent alcohol dehydrogenase family protein, producing the protein MKAVLMTAAGSPEVLQVQDVPNPAVPVGNTELLVRLVAAGINPIDTKLRSRGSFYPDRTPTILGCDGAGIVEAVGAGVQRFRAGDEVYFCYGGLGAHQGNYAEYTVVDERFVARKPASISFAEAAAAPLVLITAWEALYERGRLEPGDRVLIHAGAGGVGHVAIQLAKLKGATVSTTVGSEEKANFVKELGADNVIFYKQTDFVQAVLDWTGGEGVDLAFDTVGGETFHKTFPAVRVYGDIVTILEPDANTVWKTARIRNLRIGLEFMLAPALLGLQDSLHHHAEILEQSATWIDEGKLKIHVSHKFPLKEAAKAHQLIESGSVAGKIVLLISDEFA; encoded by the coding sequence GTGAAAGCAGTCTTGATGACAGCAGCTGGCAGTCCCGAAGTTCTGCAAGTACAGGATGTGCCAAACCCCGCTGTTCCTGTCGGGAATACTGAACTTTTAGTGCGTTTGGTGGCGGCTGGCATTAACCCCATTGACACTAAACTTCGTAGTCGAGGCAGTTTCTACCCCGATCGCACGCCGACAATTTTAGGATGTGATGGTGCAGGTATTGTTGAAGCAGTGGGTGCTGGTGTTCAGCGTTTTCGCGCAGGTGATGAAGTATATTTTTGCTATGGTGGCTTGGGCGCACACCAAGGAAATTACGCTGAATATACCGTTGTGGATGAGCGGTTTGTGGCACGTAAACCCGCCTCTATCTCCTTTGCCGAAGCAGCAGCAGCGCCTTTAGTATTAATCACCGCCTGGGAAGCTTTATATGAACGGGGACGATTAGAACCTGGAGATCGGGTTTTGATTCATGCCGGTGCTGGTGGTGTCGGACATGTAGCAATTCAATTGGCGAAACTCAAAGGTGCTACTGTTTCCACCACCGTGGGTTCTGAGGAAAAAGCTAATTTCGTCAAAGAACTCGGTGCCGATAATGTAATTTTTTACAAACAAACAGACTTTGTGCAAGCGGTATTAGATTGGACTGGTGGCGAAGGTGTAGACTTGGCTTTTGATACCGTAGGCGGCGAAACCTTTCACAAAACCTTCCCCGCAGTGCGAGTCTATGGCGATATTGTTACCATTCTCGAACCAGATGCCAATACTGTTTGGAAAACTGCTAGAATTCGCAACCTCCGCATCGGTTTAGAATTCATGTTGGCACCAGCATTGCTAGGATTACAAGATAGTCTCCACCATCATGCAGAAATTCTCGAACAATCTGCCACCTGGATCGATGAAGGCAAATTAAAAATCCATGTCAGTCACAAATTTCCCTTAAAAGAAGCAGCTAAAGCCCACCAATTAATTGAAAGTGGGTCTGTGGCAGGTAAAATTGTTCTGCTGATTAGCGACGAATTTGCATAA
- a CDS encoding pentapeptide repeat-containing protein: protein MAIDLRPENASFRDTFYQLLRKELGTKPLGLDLSYALILGDFVGSDLGLRTPLYAKAMSGDKPRGVYAPIFTATEQEKLERLRFVCLESLAIALPNSKDCRSLLGTESTPASEIAVFRGVLTLVQTRFNGEVKFSNTFFLQSVDAQGATFLQPTNWTETRFARPVSFTSANFQQPSNFQGSIFFEKANFKKIKFRELADFQGSIFETTANFNQATFKQLAKFSSVQWQGNADFSEVDFANQAQFTKADFNQFLLLTEATFEQSVSFREAEFNQLVNLQGANILNLADFSDARFAKEACLSVSGLTFNSNQAKILGNPGEIGKMFCIPTLQGNQNILRNLGQNFRQQQQVADANELEYTKQRLRLIEFGHRLTATNINSATVASLINLGFSATQAQAIAQRRLVKSFRNSSELLTIADIDLEKYTKLSDRLIVGETLSIVGWLLQAWSWLALSVLLLLSGYGTNFWLVFGVGGLAIAYFGLLFWLVDRYRRLHPVPIIPTSYETISILVSFSILEFFSLLAIFRNAEQPWLTLGCLFIIIVPVPMALLIRLYQQGRYHDLMDVSYFTEDGTFRQLRLLIGRLPVIPRNQTFRERYMPLLCDRRWNWLNYYDFSLNNLVKLGFNDIRLRDEHLPGIISALAWYQWSLGLIYITLVLWTLSRTIPGLNLLIYLK from the coding sequence ATGGCGATCGATTTGCGCCCAGAAAACGCCAGCTTCCGTGATACTTTTTACCAACTACTGCGAAAAGAACTTGGAACAAAACCTCTAGGTTTAGACCTCAGCTATGCTTTGATTCTGGGGGATTTTGTCGGCAGCGATTTGGGTTTAAGAACACCATTGTATGCAAAAGCGATGTCTGGCGACAAGCCGCGAGGCGTCTACGCACCCATTTTCACTGCTACCGAACAAGAAAAACTAGAACGTTTGCGCTTCGTTTGTCTAGAGTCACTCGCCATCGCTTTACCCAACTCCAAAGATTGTCGATCGCTTCTAGGAACAGAGTCAACCCCAGCCAGTGAAATCGCCGTCTTTCGTGGTGTCTTAACACTGGTGCAAACTCGCTTCAATGGCGAAGTGAAGTTCTCCAATACATTTTTTCTTCAGTCTGTGGATGCCCAAGGTGCAACTTTTCTTCAACCCACTAACTGGACTGAAACGAGATTTGCTCGTCCTGTTAGTTTCACCAGTGCTAACTTCCAGCAACCAAGCAATTTTCAGGGCAGTATATTTTTTGAGAAAGCTAACTTTAAAAAAATTAAATTTCGGGAACTGGCTGATTTTCAAGGTAGTATCTTTGAGACAACTGCCAACTTTAACCAAGCAACTTTTAAACAGTTGGCTAAATTTAGTAGTGTCCAATGGCAAGGAAATGCTGATTTTTCTGAAGTGGATTTTGCCAATCAAGCCCAGTTTACTAAAGCAGATTTTAATCAGTTCCTCCTTTTAACAGAAGCGACTTTCGAGCAATCTGTAAGCTTCCGAGAAGCGGAGTTTAACCAATTGGTAAATCTGCAAGGTGCAAATATTCTGAACCTTGCAGATTTTAGTGATGCCAGGTTTGCTAAGGAGGCTTGTTTAAGCGTATCTGGTTTAACTTTTAACTCTAACCAAGCGAAAATTTTAGGTAATCCCGGTGAGATTGGTAAGATGTTCTGCATCCCAACATTACAAGGTAATCAAAACATCTTGCGGAATTTGGGGCAAAATTTCCGTCAGCAGCAGCAAGTTGCCGATGCTAATGAACTGGAATACACAAAACAACGACTGCGATTAATCGAATTTGGCCATCGTTTGACGGCTACAAATATTAATAGTGCAACTGTTGCCAGTTTGATTAATCTGGGTTTTTCTGCAACTCAAGCCCAAGCGATCGCCCAGCGTCGTCTGGTAAAATCCTTTCGCAACAGTAGTGAGTTACTCACCATAGCAGACATCGATTTAGAAAAATATACCAAACTAAGCGATCGCTTAATTGTTGGCGAAACCCTTTCTATAGTTGGGTGGTTGCTGCAAGCTTGGAGTTGGTTGGCGTTGAGTGTATTGTTATTGTTGAGTGGCTATGGGACAAATTTTTGGTTAGTGTTTGGCGTAGGAGGATTAGCGATCGCTTATTTCGGCTTACTATTTTGGCTAGTGGATCGCTACCGTCGGCTGCATCCCGTACCAATTATTCCCACATCCTACGAAACCATTTCGATATTAGTCAGTTTTAGCATTTTAGAATTCTTCAGCTTACTAGCGATCTTTCGCAATGCTGAACAACCTTGGCTGACATTGGGATGTCTTTTCATAATTATTGTCCCCGTCCCAATGGCTTTATTGATCCGACTTTACCAACAAGGTCGTTATCATGACTTAATGGACGTTTCTTACTTTACAGAAGACGGCACATTTCGCCAGTTACGATTATTGATTGGGCGTTTGCCAGTCATACCAAGGAATCAGACGTTTCGTGAACGATATATGCCCTTGTTGTGCGATCGCCGTTGGAACTGGCTCAACTACTATGATTTTAGTCTCAACAACTTAGTTAAATTAGGATTTAATGATATTCGCCTGCGAGATGAACATTTACCAGGTATTATCTCTGCACTTGCTTGGTATCAATGGAGTTTGGGTTTAATTTACATTACGCTAGTTTTGTGGACACTTTCTCGCACAATTCCGGGATTGAATTTGCTGATTTATCTGAAGTAA
- a CDS encoding P-loop NTPase fold protein has protein sequence MSQSIFQRANTLRAAFLACNVEPLEPAEMERYYVDLSLVRKTSAIDNVSTILDFQEAGDFTTILFTGHRGCGKSTELKKIQSLWENNYRVIYLEANEETDINDTRYTDLYLIVIKQVEFELRKLGLTFNQALLKSFESWFKDITQENEQSVEKSVNVEAEATLSPTAPFLAKLMVKLLAQIKGSDKQKTTIRQTLEKDLSRLKSDTNLLLSDAYAKLRQKFPQCKGLLIIFDNLDRVPPAVAEHLFFDYAAQMQELNCTIIYTVPISILCSPKNPLNQFDGDPHIIPMINIYKFERHKCDLNYDQTGLDAMASVIEKRVDIDAIFESRNQLLELAKASGGHVRQLMQMMRSACQTASTRKHTKIISEDIEYAVKQQQFSFERFIPEEHYAHLAQVCLTKNVSKDEIGQLMLFNTSVLEYNGDKRWNYPNPVVKRNEFFQEALQSVQKQ, from the coding sequence ATGTCTCAGTCAATTTTTCAGCGTGCAAATACTCTTAGAGCGGCTTTTTTGGCTTGTAATGTTGAGCCGCTTGAACCAGCAGAAATGGAACGGTATTATGTCGATCTGTCGCTGGTGCGGAAAACTTCGGCTATTGATAATGTCAGTACAATTTTGGATTTTCAAGAAGCAGGTGATTTTACAACAATTTTATTTACCGGACATCGCGGTTGTGGAAAAAGTACGGAGTTAAAAAAAATTCAGAGTCTTTGGGAAAATAATTATCGGGTTATTTATTTAGAAGCGAACGAAGAGACAGATATTAATGATACCCGGTATACAGATTTATATTTGATTGTAATTAAACAAGTTGAATTTGAATTACGAAAACTAGGTTTAACTTTTAATCAAGCTTTATTAAAAAGTTTTGAATCATGGTTTAAAGACATTACTCAAGAAAACGAGCAAAGTGTCGAAAAATCAGTCAACGTCGAGGCAGAAGCCACTCTCAGCCCTACTGCGCCATTTCTCGCCAAACTAATGGTCAAATTGCTGGCACAAATTAAAGGCTCGGACAAGCAAAAGACAACTATTCGGCAAACTCTAGAAAAAGATTTATCTCGCCTCAAATCTGATACTAATCTGTTATTAAGCGACGCTTACGCAAAATTGAGGCAAAAATTTCCTCAATGTAAAGGTTTATTAATTATCTTCGATAATTTAGATCGGGTTCCTCCTGCCGTAGCAGAACATTTGTTCTTTGATTATGCGGCTCAGATGCAAGAATTAAATTGTACAATCATTTATACAGTACCAATTTCAATTCTTTGCTCGCCGAAAAATCCCTTAAATCAGTTTGATGGTGATCCTCATATTATACCGATGATTAATATCTATAAATTTGAACGGCATAAATGCGATTTAAATTACGATCAGACGGGCTTAGATGCGATGGCAAGTGTAATTGAAAAGCGGGTTGATATTGATGCAATTTTCGAGAGCCGTAATCAATTATTAGAATTAGCAAAAGCAAGTGGTGGGCATGTGCGTCAGTTAATGCAAATGATGCGCTCTGCATGTCAAACAGCGAGTACCCGAAAACATACAAAAATTATCTCCGAAGATATAGAGTATGCAGTTAAACAGCAACAATTTAGTTTTGAGCGGTTTATTCCTGAAGAACATTACGCTCATTTGGCTCAGGTTTGCTTAACTAAAAATGTCAGCAAAGATGAAATTGGACAATTAATGTTATTTAATACTTCCGTATTGGAATATAACGGTGATAAACGGTGGAATTATCCAAATCCAGTGGTGAAGCGAAATGAGTTCTTCCAAGAAGCTCTCCAATCAGTACAAAAACAGTGA
- a CDS encoding tetratricopeptide repeat protein: MSSSKKLSNQYKNSELQAEIGKFIAYNKDEFAELVTFVDFAEKFTLGFIEINFTPDIDLLIAGLQQNPQCEEIQFVVLDFPDGNLRFLRDELVEQLAEITKETNKKLVLLIRNLEKSIGVFGDYPPVLQDLNFVRDSYRKTVPHPLLFILPDYAISRLAKFAPDFWAWKSGLFRFKTTELTRDKAIANTLNADTNIERLPTPEQQERIDLLHSLLMEYNPTGEIPRPEHLRNCCNILNELGKAYLSQHKPIKAREYLEKAGKIANQFPDYSLQIEVINRLGESYQQQRQLESANSYHQQALDIAKKQENRRAVANSLHYLGNVSLDMRQFHQARDYYQQALEIAIELGDRYSCAITYHQLGRVAEELRQFHQARDYYQQALEIAIEFGDRYSSANIYHNLGMVAQELREYDQARDYYQQALEIAIEFGDRYECASIYHQLGIVAQDLREYDQARDYYQQALEIAIEFSDRYSQALTLHCLGTLAQAEKNYAAARANLQTALEIYVEYQDEYWAKVAGEILESLPE, translated from the coding sequence ATGAGTTCTTCCAAGAAGCTCTCCAATCAGTACAAAAACAGTGAACTTCAAGCAGAAATAGGTAAATTTATTGCCTATAATAAAGATGAATTTGCTGAATTAGTGACATTTGTCGATTTTGCAGAAAAATTTACATTAGGCTTTATTGAAATTAATTTTACACCCGATATAGACCTATTAATTGCTGGATTGCAACAGAATCCTCAATGTGAAGAAATCCAATTTGTGGTTTTAGATTTTCCTGATGGAAATTTGCGATTTTTGCGGGATGAATTGGTGGAGCAATTAGCCGAGATTACCAAAGAAACAAATAAAAAACTTGTTTTATTAATTCGGAATTTAGAAAAATCGATTGGTGTTTTTGGAGATTATCCACCAGTTTTACAGGATTTAAACTTCGTCCGCGATTCCTATCGAAAAACCGTACCTCATCCGCTTTTATTTATCTTGCCAGATTATGCAATTTCGCGGTTAGCAAAATTTGCACCTGATTTTTGGGCTTGGAAATCAGGTTTATTTCGCTTTAAAACCACAGAATTGACTAGAGATAAGGCAATTGCCAATACTCTGAATGCAGACACCAATATAGAACGCTTACCAACACCAGAACAACAAGAACGGATCGATTTATTACATAGCTTGTTGATGGAATATAACCCAACTGGAGAAATACCCCGCCCAGAACATCTCCGCAATTGCTGTAATATTTTAAATGAATTGGGCAAAGCATATTTAAGCCAACACAAACCAATCAAAGCTAGAGAATATTTAGAAAAAGCTGGGAAAATTGCCAACCAATTTCCTGATTATTCCTTACAAATCGAAGTCATTAATCGGTTAGGTGAAAGCTATCAGCAGCAACGACAGCTTGAAAGTGCAAACAGCTATCATCAACAAGCTTTAGATATTGCCAAAAAGCAGGAAAATCGTCGTGCTGTCGCCAATTCATTGCATTATTTAGGTAATGTATCTCTGGATATGCGACAGTTCCACCAGGCACGGGATTATTATCAACAAGCACTGGAAATCGCAATCGAATTAGGCGATCGCTATTCGTGTGCTATCACTTACCACCAGTTGGGAAGGGTTGCCGAAGAGTTGCGACAGTTCCACCAGGCACGGGATTATTATCAACAAGCCCTGGAAATCGCAATCGAATTTGGCGATCGCTATTCGAGTGCTAACATTTATCACAATTTGGGAATGGTTGCCCAAGAGTTGCGGGAATACGACCAAGCACGGGATTATTATCAACAAGCCCTGGAAATCGCAATCGAATTTGGCGATCGCTATGAGTGTGCTAGCATTTACCACCAGTTGGGAATCGTTGCCCAAGATTTGCGGGAATACGACCAGGCACGGGATTATTATCAACAAGCCCTGGAAATCGCAATCGAATTTAGCGATCGCTATTCGCAAGCTCTCACGCTTCATTGTTTAGGAACGCTTGCACAAGCAGAGAAAAACTATGCAGCGGCTAGGGCTAATTTGCAGACAGCGTTGGAGATATATGTTGAGTATCAGGATGAATATTGGGCTAAGGTAGCAGGGGAGATTTTAGAGAGTTTACCGGAGTAG
- a CDS encoding type II toxin-antitoxin system RelE/ParE family toxin, translating into MYTYIAQNSPRYATRIIDRITKRSQQLANFPLSGRIVPEFETEQIREVIEGSYRIIYYIKPEQIDVLAVIHGAQEITPSIE; encoded by the coding sequence ATTTATACTTACATTGCCCAGAATTCACCTCGGTACGCAACCAGGATTATCGACCGTATAACCAAACGTTCCCAGCAGCTTGCGAATTTCCCTCTATCTGGTCGAATTGTACCAGAGTTTGAAACCGAGCAAATTCGGGAAGTTATTGAAGGTTCATATCGAATTATCTATTACATCAAGCCCGAACAAATTGATGTACTTGCTGTTATACATGGGGCACAGGAAATTACACCAAGTATAGAATGA
- a CDS encoding ABC transporter ATP-binding protein: MTKKARQSKSFQRAPDAPDLPSTPFRFICYFVNQFRWWYLLMVILEIIHATCGIMLPYAIGEIIRGVARSTSDSKPIFDAMKQPLMLFIGLSVGEVVFGRSAGLLQTILHPIHRQHIVRSLYAYLQHHSHRYLSSSFSGALAHRISETSLGVTQTMQMMITEFMPVIVVYTVATTILYRAYPPLAALVGIWAVLFISISFWLATRCRFYSRKAAAARSETTGIIVDTVTNLTSSRLFARFGFERRYLNEQLRRELKHVRESNWYSERIRWFQFISAAILKISTLYYSLSLWSQGAIATADFVVATSLSLLIISEARNLSRRFLEFFEHVGNVANGVFTIVQPHELVDREKAIAHPITQGKIEFRRVNFNYTEEKKVFNNLSVTIQAGQRVGLVGLSGSGKSTFVNLILRLFDPQSGQIIIDGVDIRDMTQDALHAQISLIPQDPSLFHRTLLENIRYGRLDATDEEVIEASRKAHAHDFIVQSKDGYNSLVGERGVKLSGGQRQRIVIARVILKDAPILILDEATSSLDSITEKAIQDTLDLAMNGKTVIVVAHRLSTIVHLDRILVFDKGRIIEDGSHTKLLALGGAYYRLWKMQAGGFLPENLDEIRSGTDNIEKGMIA; the protein is encoded by the coding sequence ATGACGAAAAAAGCTAGACAATCTAAATCCTTTCAACGTGCTCCTGATGCACCAGATTTACCATCAACTCCATTCAGATTCATTTGCTATTTCGTTAACCAGTTTCGCTGGTGGTATTTGTTAATGGTGATCCTGGAGATAATACACGCAACCTGTGGCATTATGTTGCCTTATGCTATTGGCGAGATCATCCGGGGCGTGGCGCGATCGACAAGTGACAGCAAGCCGATTTTTGATGCCATGAAGCAACCCCTGATGCTGTTTATCGGCTTGAGTGTGGGTGAAGTGGTATTCGGGCGATCGGCTGGACTCTTGCAAACGATTCTCCATCCCATCCACCGACAGCACATTGTGCGATCGCTATATGCCTACTTGCAACACCATTCACATCGCTACCTAAGCAGCAGTTTTTCCGGGGCATTGGCACATCGAATTAGCGAAACTTCTCTGGGAGTTACCCAGACGATGCAAATGATGATTACTGAATTTATGCCAGTAATTGTTGTGTATACTGTCGCCACGACGATACTGTATCGCGCCTATCCTCCACTGGCTGCACTCGTGGGAATATGGGCAGTTCTCTTCATCAGTATTTCGTTCTGGCTGGCAACTCGCTGCCGATTTTATTCCCGGAAAGCCGCAGCCGCCAGAAGTGAGACAACTGGCATCATTGTAGATACAGTCACGAATCTCACTAGTAGCCGACTATTTGCTCGCTTTGGTTTTGAACGACGTTATTTGAATGAGCAATTAAGGCGCGAACTCAAACACGTGAGAGAGTCCAACTGGTACTCAGAGCGCATTCGCTGGTTTCAGTTCATCTCAGCAGCTATTCTAAAAATTAGCACACTGTATTACTCGCTTTCTCTTTGGAGTCAAGGAGCGATCGCTACTGCTGACTTTGTTGTAGCAACTAGCTTATCACTGTTGATCATCAGTGAAGCCCGCAATTTGAGCCGCCGCTTTCTGGAATTTTTTGAACATGTTGGTAATGTCGCCAATGGTGTCTTCACCATCGTTCAACCGCACGAGTTGGTCGATCGCGAGAAGGCGATCGCCCACCCAATCACTCAAGGTAAGATTGAGTTTCGGCGGGTGAATTTTAACTACACAGAAGAGAAGAAAGTTTTCAACAACCTTTCTGTCACCATCCAAGCGGGACAGCGTGTTGGATTGGTAGGCTTATCCGGCTCTGGAAAATCCACCTTTGTCAATCTGATTTTGCGTTTATTCGACCCACAATCTGGACAGATTATCATTGATGGGGTCGATATTCGAGACATGACTCAGGATGCCTTACACGCTCAGATCAGTTTGATTCCCCAAGATCCGTCTCTGTTCCATCGCACTTTGCTAGAAAATATTCGTTATGGACGTTTGGATGCAACCGATGAGGAAGTAATCGAAGCTTCGCGAAAGGCTCATGCTCACGATTTCATCGTCCAAAGTAAGGATGGTTACAATTCTCTGGTGGGCGAACGTGGTGTCAAGTTGTCTGGAGGGCAAAGACAGCGGATTGTAATCGCACGGGTAATCCTCAAAGATGCACCGATTCTGATTTTAGATGAAGCCACCTCTAGCCTGGATTCAATCACCGAAAAAGCGATCCAGGATACCCTCGACTTGGCAATGAATGGGAAAACGGTTATTGTGGTAGCTCATCGATTATCTACCATCGTCCATTTAGATAGAATTTTGGTGTTCGACAAAGGTCGGATTATCGAAGATGGTTCCCACACCAAACTGCTGGCACTCGGCGGCGCTTACTACAGGTTATGGAAAATGCAAGCAGGTGGATTTCTACCGGAAAATCTCGACGAGATTCGCAGTGGCACAGATAATATCGAAAAGGGAATGATCGCTTGA
- a CDS encoding aliphatic sulfonate ABC transporter substrate-binding protein produces MTNDSNQKYLMDKIAMIKRRRFLHVATSGLCGFSMAYLLGSCSEQSQQSSLINSINASENSLGIKTKVLRMGYQSAGDLFRNRKVLEKRLEPLGIKVEWAQFVQGPQLMEGMAAGKVDVGSVGETPPIFAQVAGSKLVYVVGTQRDQRTGTSSVIAVPPESPLQKFEDIKGQEVYFQKGSASHYFIIRALQSIGLTLKDIKIRSLPTIEARAAFLEGKIPVWMTGDPHYAIAQKMGRIRVLKDSVGLDSPGGYYIADRKFAEENLGLLKIIIEELNKLDKWAEANRGEVAKLMITEQKLDPDVVEIAMSRRTFAGRRGLSPALIKEQQRVADLFFDEGVIPKKINIQEALLPPDIYAAITPKEIMV; encoded by the coding sequence ATGACAAATGATTCAAATCAGAAATATCTCATGGATAAAATAGCTATGATTAAACGCCGTCGTTTTCTCCATGTTGCTACTTCCGGTCTATGTGGCTTTTCTATGGCATATCTGTTAGGAAGTTGTAGCGAACAAAGCCAACAATCTTCTTTGATCAATAGTATTAATGCCAGTGAAAATTCCCTTGGGATAAAAACTAAAGTTCTACGCATGGGATATCAGAGTGCGGGGGATCTTTTCAGAAATCGGAAAGTTTTAGAGAAACGCTTGGAGCCATTGGGCATTAAGGTAGAATGGGCGCAATTTGTCCAAGGGCCCCAACTGATGGAAGGGATGGCTGCGGGAAAAGTTGACGTGGGATCTGTGGGAGAAACACCACCAATTTTTGCACAAGTGGCTGGCTCAAAACTTGTTTATGTAGTCGGTACACAAAGAGACCAAAGGACAGGGACAAGTAGTGTTATTGCCGTTCCCCCTGAGTCTCCACTTCAAAAGTTTGAGGATATCAAGGGTCAAGAAGTTTACTTTCAAAAAGGCTCGGCATCGCACTACTTTATTATCAGAGCGTTGCAATCAATCGGCTTGACCCTCAAAGATATTAAAATCAGAAGTTTGCCGACTATCGAAGCACGGGCTGCTTTTCTCGAAGGTAAAATTCCAGTTTGGATGACGGGAGATCCACACTATGCGATCGCTCAAAAGATGGGTCGAATTCGAGTGCTTAAAGATTCTGTTGGGCTAGATTCTCCTGGTGGCTATTATATTGCTGACAGAAAGTTTGCCGAAGAAAATCTTGGCTTGCTAAAAATTATCATTGAGGAGCTTAATAAGCTCGACAAATGGGCAGAGGCAAATCGAGGCGAAGTTGCCAAATTGATGATAACAGAACAAAAGCTCGATCCAGATGTGGTAGAAATAGCGATGTCTCGGCGTACTTTCGCAGGACGCAGAGGACTTAGCCCTGCACTAATTAAGGAACAACAACGTGTGGCAGATTTGTTTTTTGACGAGGGTGTAATACCAAAGAAAATTAATATTCAGGAAGCGTTACTCCCGCCTGATATCTATGCTGCAATCACACCAAAAGAAATTATGGTCTAG
- a CDS encoding aldo/keto reductase: protein MTLPTINLGKTGLTVSRLCLGTMTFGLQTDEETSRHILDTAADGGINFLDTADVYPLGGGLATAGRTEEIVGRWLKGKREHFILATKCVGRVGPAPWDQGASRKHILDAIDASLQRLGTDYIDLYQLHSDDASTPLDETLEALDAVVRAGKVRYIGVSNFLAYRLARALGRAETGNLTKFISIQPRYNLLFREIERELLPLAKEEGLGVISYNPLAGGLLTGKHNFTQGPTSGTRFTLGAAAERYQERYWRDREFNTVEDLRTVADLAGLSLTTLAVAWVLSNPIITAPIIGASRPEQLADNLKALELKLDDNLKQKLDDITAEYRRGDSLR from the coding sequence ATGACCTTACCAACTATCAATCTCGGTAAAACTGGATTGACCGTTTCGCGCCTCTGTCTCGGCACTATGACCTTTGGTTTGCAGACTGACGAAGAAACTTCCAGGCACATCCTCGACACCGCCGCCGATGGTGGTATCAACTTTTTAGATACAGCCGACGTTTATCCCCTCGGCGGTGGGCTTGCTACTGCGGGACGCACCGAAGAAATTGTTGGGCGCTGGCTCAAAGGCAAACGCGAACATTTTATTTTGGCTACCAAATGCGTCGGTCGAGTTGGCCCTGCACCTTGGGATCAGGGGGCTTCGCGGAAACATATTTTGGATGCGATCGATGCTTCTCTGCAACGCTTGGGAACTGATTATATCGACCTGTACCAATTGCACTCCGATGATGCTTCAACCCCTCTTGATGAGACTCTGGAAGCGCTCGATGCAGTGGTTCGTGCTGGCAAGGTGCGCTACATCGGGGTTTCCAACTTCTTAGCTTACCGACTCGCCCGCGCTTTGGGTCGTGCCGAGACGGGCAATTTAACCAAGTTCATCTCAATTCAGCCCCGCTACAACCTGTTATTCCGCGAAATTGAGCGAGAATTATTGCCTCTTGCCAAAGAAGAAGGACTGGGTGTAATTTCTTACAATCCTTTGGCGGGTGGTCTACTTACAGGCAAACACAATTTTACTCAAGGCCCCACATCAGGTACGCGTTTTACGCTAGGTGCTGCCGCAGAACGTTATCAAGAACGCTACTGGCGCGATCGCGAATTTAATACTGTCGAAGATTTACGCACAGTAGCAGATTTGGCGGGATTGTCCCTCACCACCTTAGCAGTAGCTTGGGTTTTATCTAATCCCATTATCACTGCCCCGATCATTGGCGCTAGCCGTCCAGAACAACTTGCTGACAACCTCAAGGCGTTAGAACTAAAACTTGACGACAATTTGAAACAAAAGTTAGACGACATAACTGCCGAATACCGAAGAGGAGATTCTCTTCGTTAG
- a CDS encoding GDSL-type esterase/lipase family protein has translation MSDSRKEIRICFIGESFVNGTGDPEFLGWTGRVCRNAESRGYAITHYNLGVRAETSRYLKQRWYSEVSYRLPKESDGRVVFSFGANDSGWAGKQQGIELSESIANARSILSQAKQLYPILMVSPPPCGDNQILANLSQEFALVCNELDIPYLDVFSSLLKSPIWLAEAKANDGAHPKADGYAEFAAIVQNWEGWLNWFTP, from the coding sequence ATGTCAGATTCTCGCAAAGAAATCAGAATTTGTTTTATTGGTGAATCCTTTGTCAATGGCACAGGCGATCCAGAGTTTCTGGGTTGGACAGGTAGAGTGTGCCGCAATGCTGAGTCAAGAGGATACGCTATCACCCATTACAACTTGGGGGTGCGGGCAGAGACAAGTCGGTATCTCAAACAACGTTGGTACTCGGAAGTCTCTTATCGTCTCCCAAAAGAATCCGATGGTCGAGTAGTGTTTTCTTTTGGGGCAAACGATTCAGGATGGGCGGGTAAACAGCAAGGAATCGAACTTTCAGAGTCGATCGCAAATGCTCGTAGTATCTTAAGCCAAGCAAAGCAACTCTATCCAATCTTGATGGTTAGTCCGCCACCCTGTGGTGACAATCAAATTCTTGCCAATCTGTCACAGGAATTCGCATTGGTTTGTAATGAACTAGATATTCCATATCTTGATGTGTTTTCCAGTTTGCTAAAGTCACCAATCTGGCTAGCAGAAGCAAAAGCTAATGATGGCGCTCACCCAAAAGCAGATGGTTACGCGGAATTTGCTGCGATCGTCCAAAACTGGGAAGGTTGGTTAAATTGGTTTACACCTTAA